The Hevea brasiliensis isolate MT/VB/25A 57/8 unplaced genomic scaffold, ASM3005281v1 Scaf396, whole genome shotgun sequence genome has a window encoding:
- the LOC131177299 gene encoding uncharacterized protein LOC131177299 — protein sequence MYAGGGYISHLIRSCMTTWRFFLPGVIGLSFHSASMVMLLVETKAKTQVDSSEVHDLVNGNSLFTIAVFVGLSFAPPGQHSLKNLPECGLGPVVAKRLIVYEVISFAFFPLSSLVAKTLKKGIMLYLSAIVSIIGTVFLSLSKSNVIQIRVGKLSCGGRCAISHTKT from the exons ATGTATGCTGGTGGTGGTTACATCTCTCATCTCATCAGATCATGTATGACCACGTGGAGGTTCTTTCTACCAGGTGTCATCGGCTTATCATTTCATAGTGCATCTATGGTCAT GCTTTTGGTGGAAACAAAGGCTAAAACACAAGTTGATTCCTCAGAAGTCCATGACTTGGTGAATGGTAATTCTCTCTTTACAATAGCCGTGTTCGTGGGCTTGTCCTTTGCCCCTCCAGGCCAACACAGCCTCAAAAACCTACCTGAGTGTGGTTTAGGCCCAGTGGTGGCTAAGAGGCTCATAGTTTATGAGGTTATATCATTCGCTTTCTTCCCCCTATCAAGCTTGGTAGCCAAGACACTCAAG AAAGGCATTATGCTTTACTTATCAGCAATCGTATCTATTATTGGTACTGTGTTTTTGTCACTTTCCAAGTCTAATGTCATCCAGATAAGGGTTGGCAAGCTTTCATGTGGGGGCCGATGTGCT ATCTCTCACACGAAAACCTGA